A genomic region of Arachis hypogaea cultivar Tifrunner chromosome 5, arahy.Tifrunner.gnm2.J5K5, whole genome shotgun sequence contains the following coding sequences:
- the LOC112802337 gene encoding uncharacterized protein At3g17950, with the protein MLDPAAELVPPPSSPTNSSISSSDLDTESTGSFFHDRSTTLGTLMGVSFPAIAFRAPSQHRRESPAEAAAGSRRAAAATSKKKKKTANASAAAVAERRRRWWQLCRDGDSAPASLGDFLEVERRFGDVEFYGAAAELEGIVAPAGGGQQRNGGRVLFADGRVLPPEANVDDDGAAVAAGSLCNRFPVSLAGICSGGAG; encoded by the exons ATGCTAGATCCAGCCGCTGAATTGGTGCCACCACCATCTTCACCCACCAACTCTTCCATCTCCTCTTCTGATCTTGACACTGAG TCCACAGGGTCATTTTTTCATGATAGAAGCACCACATTGGGTACTCTAATGGGAGTGAGCTTCCCAGCCATTGCATTCAGAGCTCCGTCGCAGCACCGCCGCGAATCGCCGGCGGAAGCAGCAGCGGGATCGAGGCGAGCCGCCGCAGCCAcgtccaagaagaagaagaagacagcgAATGCTTCAGCTGCCGCGGTGGCGGAACGGCGGAGGAGGTGGTGGCAGCTCTGCAGGGACGGCGACTCCGCCCCAGCGTCGCTCGGAGATTTTCTTGAGGTGGAGCGGAGGTTCGGCGATGTTGAATTCTACGGCGCGGCGGCGGAGCTTGAGGGGATAGTGGCACCAGCCGGTGGCGGCCAGCAGAGAAACGGAGGGAGGGTTCTGTTTGCCGACGGTAGGGTTCTTCCGCCGGAGGCTAACGTCGACGACGATGGCGCAGCGGTGGCTGCGGGGAGTCTGTGCAATAGGTTTCCAGTTTCGCTGGCCGGGATCTGTAGCGGCGGCGCAGGATAA